In Megalobrama amblycephala isolate DHTTF-2021 linkage group LG9, ASM1881202v1, whole genome shotgun sequence, the sequence AAGAAGCATTTGACacataaaatgtatgaatttattaatttatctctTTAAAGTGAGAACAATAGTTGTGCACTTCCGTCACAGTACACTTTAACCTCTCAACAACTTCCTTGTTTGCTACAAAGACAAAATGGCAGCCTCCTTACAACGCATTGGAACAGTTATCTGCCGCACATTTCCTGTTATTTTACAACGAAATCTGCAAAGACAGGTTGGTTGAATAaaatcctttaaataaatgttgtttgtgtAACGTTAAGAGTAATAAGCCTGTTGTGCTTACAGTTCAGTGATGGCATGCGGACAGCACAAGAGACCGAGGGACAATTAAAGGACAATTTTACGTGTTTTTGTATTGCAGAGAATTCGTGATTGGAAAATAACTTTAAGTGCTGCTCCAGTGCTGCGTGTGAATTTTtgtacatcatcatcatcatcatctgctGAGAGCACCGATTCAGCTGAGACACTGTCTAGATATGCAGACAGACCATGGGAATACTTAGAAAGTGAAGGTAAATATGATCAGATGATTAAAGTACAGTGATTGTGGTCAAATGGTGGCTAGAATCGCTCTCTCCCTTTAGAGTACATTGAGCGTTATGGATCAAAGCCTGTGTGGTCCAACTACAGGAGGAACCATAAGGGGGGCGTCCCACCTCAAAAGACAAGAAAGACCTGTATTGTAAGTACACATTTGTTTTGGTTTTATATTCTTATTCAGATGCCTTTCAGTCCATAAACTTTGATTTAATGCAAGTGATTTTGAATTGCCATAGAGAGGAGATAAGATATGTGCGAACGCTTGTCCCATCTGTCGTGATCCAAATGTCATTATCCACTACAAGGTTtgtttttcaattatttatttcatgTGGACCGTGTGAGTACTACACTTTAAAGTTATTTGCTTTAATATACTGTATTTGTTCTGCAGAATGTGAATCTGTTGCAGCAGTTCATTAGTCCTCAAACTGGAATGGTGTATGATCCCACTCGAACCGGtaacacatttctcaatacatTCAAGTGTCTTATTTCTAATATGATCCTTATCTGACTTCCAATTTTCTCTTCATCTTCACTTGTTTCCTCAGGTGTGTGCATGAAACAACAGAAACTACTTAACAAGGCCATTGATACTGCTAGGGATCATGGTAAATCGATGTTTTAAGTCGCAAATAAAAGAAGCTTGAATGAGCTGATCAATCTTATTATTTGATGTGTAAGTGCTTTAtgagattatttttttcccctttaaggCTTACTTTCTGTCCAGTTACCTCATGTGGACTACTCTAAAGAGGACTACTCAAACACCCATGGTGCTGTTGCACCAACCCCTGCTCCATTTTCTTTCAGCTCTGGAGAACTGTGGTACTCATGGTATGGTAGTATAAAACCAGATGAGCGAGAACTGGCAAGAGTCAAGCGGATCTACAAAGACTACCTGAAACCAGATGTTTGAGTCTTATTTGTAATAGACTTTAGTCAGGGTAGACGCCATACTGAATTTTACATAGATGAAAaaatgaggctgtgagggatagattAAGTCTTTACAAAGGTATGCACTGGATAAAGGTCCAAGATCACACATCATTTATGGAGTTGTTGTGTACAAAACAATGTTTCGCCAGCTAAACAATTGACAGGTACAATTCATTTAATGCATTTCTGTCCCTCACAGACTTGTTTTCATTcttgtcaaaaaataaatatggtgCTACCCTGACTAGTCTATAGAAACACACATTTCCCATAAGTGTTGTTACATTTTGTCCAACCAAGATGagcataaaatacatttaacttGTTAAAATAAAAGCTCTACAACAAACTTGACTTTGCTgcaaaaatcatttatttgCTTTTCCATGAAATTTGGATATACACTATATATTCAAATCAAGTTAGTCAATAGTCATGTGTTTATTTCATCATTCAAGACAGATGAGATACAGGTTGCATCATTGCTTGAACATTATATAGGTTAAACTCTGGGGCTGGTTTAGTATGTCAGCATAATAACGATTTAATGATCTAAACCAAAGTGTTCAAAGGCAGTTTAACACTAAATATATGTATCAGCAGTCAGACACTTATCAAACTGCACACTTCTAGCCCCCTCTGTTCACATTTGATGGGGACATAGTATATAGCATAGCATCAAACAGCTGGTAATGATATGGCCTGAATGCAAGATTAATACAAGAATGTCAGACATCATGACTAAAGAACAAGCGATGTGCATATAAATGGTCtgcaaataaaaatacttatcTGGAATCAGTTTTTCACCTAAAAGGCATGGTGGGAAAAACATCCTACACCAACACTGTGACTCTAGGGTTTGTATACATCACCCTACAGAGTTTGCATGCAGATACTGATTTTGCATGATCAGTCAAAAAACTTTTTGGCTCTATTGAGAATTAGCAACTTAGATGAGCCCTTCAGTGATGTAGTTTGACAATCTTGTTATTAATACCagctgttattcatttttaggcTTGTTGACCAGGGTTTCTCCAAGGGCCTCCAGCACTTCTCTCTTGTAGTCATCAAAGTCTCCATCGATCTGGTTGATTGACTGGTCCTCCACCACCCACAGGTGGCACTGGGTCTCCGTGATCAGCCTGGCATCGTGGCTGACGATTATcacagctaaaaaaaaaaatcatattagacgttaaaggattagttcactttcaaattacaatttcctgataatttactcacccccatgtcatccaagatgttcatgtctttctttcttcagtcgaaaagaacttaaggtttttgatgaaaacattccaggatttttctccttatagtggacttcaatggaccccaGACGGTTggaggtcaaaattacagtttcagtgcagcttcaaagcattctacacgatcccagacaagaaataagggtcttgtctagagaaaccatcgcacatttaaaaaatttttttaatacattttaaccataaatgctcatcttgaactagctctcttcttcttctctattagaattccggcagtgtagacactgctaagagtattactgccctccacaggtcaaagtttgaactaattgttatatacttgcactagcatattgtatatgacaatttagttcaaactttgacctgtagAGGTCAgcaatacacttagcagtgtctacactgctggaattctaatagagaagaagaagagagctagttcaagatgagcatttatggttaaaatgaataaaaaaaagtttttttttttttttttagaaaatgagtgatggtttctctagataggacccttattcctcatctgggatcatttacttaaagccctttgaagctgcactgaaactgtaattttgaccttcaaccatctggaggccattgaagtccactataaggagaataatcctggaatgttttcatcaaaaaccttaatttcttttcgactgaagaaagaaagacatgaacatcttggatgacatgggggtgagtaaattatcaggaaaattttattttgaaagtgaacCAATCCTTTAAGATTTTACCACATAGCTTCTACCTTGAGAATCATTGTAATATAAGTTAAATCTTGCAGAACAAGGTATATTAACATCAATGAATAGGTATTCAATTTGAAATTGGGCATTCATTTGTGATCAATAAATTTAGACTCAGTTGACCTATTTTGGAAACCATAACAGAAGAAAACTTACCCCCTTTGTATTCATTGATGGCTTCTGACAATGCATCAATCGACTCGATGTCCAGGTTATTTGTGGGTTCATCCTGTACATTTGCATGGAGAGGTTGAGAGAGAATGTTAAACCactcattttatttgaaaaatcttGAATAAGATATTTAAAACATGACATTACTCCTTACCAAAATGAGGACGTCAGGTTGCCGACAAGAAAGTTCAGCAAAAACCACTCTTGCTTTCTGaccacctaaaaaaaaaaaaacagcacaaatCAGATAAAATATCGACAAAGGACAAATGAGTTTGAAAAGCATCCATGAATGCATTTCTATAGTGCTTACCAGAGAGTTTGGAGATCTGGATGGTGTGTGCATGGCTCTCTAACCCAAAGCGACCCAGGCACTTTCTTGCGTCCTGATACTGGAGGTTGAAATTCCTCTGGAGGTACTCTGTGGGAGACTCCTCCATGTTCAACTGATCAGCATACTGCTGATTGAAGAACCCTACTTTCTACAGGTACAGATAGAAAAATTACccaattatatatacacacagaatAACCAATTACCcaaaaatcaagaaaaaaaaaaaagaatgattttaaacatttgGCCTACCAATCGATGGTTCTTCCTCATCTCTCCttttgactaaaaaaaaaataataataattagtggCATGAAAGAAACAAATCAACAAACTTGGGGGGAAAAATGAGTACACAATCATTATTctcaaataacattttttacaaacattgggtctcattcactaaacATGCATACGCACAaatttgtgtgtgaaatgtgCGTAGGAACGATTTTAAGAACAAATCACGATTCACCAAAAATTTCGTactaaaaaacattctaaattTACGACAAAATATAGGAACTACTGAAAGCACTcatacacaaaaaaaagcaCGACCTTATAATCGTGTTAATAagttatataaatatgaaatttaatttgaaCAACCCTATAATTATGTTAAAGTATTTTACATTAGTTGTattatataattcatatataaaattatataataaaattataaaataatacaatttaatctTAAACACATGTACAGTGATTATGTTCAGCTGCAAAGTTTCTCTGAATAACACAGATATATGTGTATGTACAGCTGGCTCATGAGAGGTCTGTAATCTGGGTCTGTATGAAAGGTGTTTATTGGGAGAACTGGTGAGAATGACACGCTTGGCATTGCTCGAGGATCAGGCAAGAGCAcgtctttaaagggatagttcacccaaaaatgtttatctgcttacccccagcgcatccaagatgtaggtgtctttgtttcttcagtagaacacaaatgatgatttttaactccaaccgctgccgtttgtcagtggtataatgcaagtcagcgggaactttgactataagagtaaataaaacacgacagacaaatccaaattaaaccctgcggctcgtgacaacacattgatgtcttaagacacgaaacgattgggtttttgcgagaaaccgaacagtatttatataattttttaactctaaaacaccactatgtccaactgcattcagcattcgctcagtgatgtctgatcgcgctctgacaacggcagtgatgtctggcactcattgaagtatatgcgcgagacatcactgccgttgtcagagcgcgatcagacctcacgaatcgagtgatgaatgcagttggacatagtggtgttttagagttaaaaaatttttaactgtcgtgttttatttactcttacaGTCAAAGTTCccactgacttgcattataccactgacagacggcagcggttgcagttaaaaatcatcatttgtgttctactgaagaaacaaagacacctacatcttggatgcgctgggggtaagcagataaacatcaaattttcatttttgggtgaactgtccctttaagcaGCTGCATGTCTGACGAAAGTGACGTAAGCCTGTCAGGAAAGCGCGTGCAGAAAGCCCTCATATGGACATGGATTGGGCGTGTTTTATGAAAATGATTAACCTCGTCCACGCGGCCACTCATTTAGAATACTCCAAATTCACTAAAATAAGAACAAGGTTAAGAACAAATTAATGTGCGTAAGCACGTGTTGTGAATTAGGCAGAGATGTTTCGTGAGAAGTTCTCCTGTGCGTACAAATACGAAATAATCCACgcaattattagtgaatgagacctagtaattatttcataaatataaCTGGTACTTACAGGAATTAATTTTCCTGTCAAAAGCAGGAGGAGTGTACTCTTACCAACTCCATTGGGTCCAACAATACATactgaaacaaaaaaatgatcTCAGGTTAATTTTCTAACAATCTCATTAACCTGCCAGTCATAAGCCCcatttccaccgcaggaactttccccaggaactagggactttggggtggcACTCTGTGTTTCGACCACAGGAACCAGGGTTTAAATGAAGTTCAGGGTAAAAATTTCCCTGCTCGCAAGGTAGTACTTTCAGTGGTGGCACTTGGGTGCTGagcatgctgattggttgactccacgcagcattttatttcaacaacattttttaaaagtctgttgcggtgCGTGCAGTAAGAGTCGTTTGCTATtcaaatcaacaatggagttaaaaaaaaaaaaaatacgatGGACCGCTGACAAGGATCAGGCtatattaagcttatatgcagAGAAATCCAGCAGGAACTGGAAAGTCGCGTGCAGTCCTACGTCACCGTTATTCATTCAAGATTTAATCTTCACAGTACTTTAGAAAGTGATGGAAACGCAGACAGATACAGGTCTGGGGGgggaaaaagttcctgggaAAATGTTTTCCGGGTAATTTCAGTGGAAAAGTGGCTTTAACTGGATATGTGACTTACTTCTGGACTCCATGTCAATTCCAAAGTCCACATTCTTGAACAGAGGCTTCTGGCCTTCATAACCAAAGTCAACACCTGTGAGTGAATGAGAGGAAACAACAAACTTGTCATCAAAACCCaacatgtttaataaaaacataattcttCAACAGAGTTAAACTGATAAGAGACAGGAAAAATAGAAATGTACTCACTGTGCAGGCCTAGAATTGGTGGTGAGAGTGGAGGAGGGTTGGGGAAAGTGAATTTGACGGTGTATTCTCTCGGCCTCCTGAGGAGCTCTGTGCTCTCATGGCTCTCCTCCTCCTGGCTTTTCTTCTTTCCCTTCTGCTGTTTCCTTGTCAAAGCATCTTTCGTCTGTTTCTCCTGCAAATGAAGGACGGATAATTAATAGCAGTCTTTCAGAAGAATTGAATAATCAAGGAAAATGTCAAGGACTCACAGCTTGCTTTGTGGACTTTCCTCCAGCCTTCAGGTCTTTGAGCTTTTTCTCTTGTTTCTCATACTGTTTCAGGAGTTCCTTCTGTTTCTGTATGTACATCTTCTTAAACGTTACTAAGACAAATCAagcaaacaaaaatacagttagATAATTAAACTTCTTTGAGCAGTTTTAATTTGTGTCGGCATTTAAAACGAAACTCACGGTAGTTGCCCCTATAGTAGTAGAGTTTCTGGTTGTCTAGGTGAATGATATCTGTACAGACATCATCTAAGAAACTCTGGTCGTGGGACACAATTAGAAGAGTTTTCTTCCAGCTCTGCAAGTAGCTGAAAGAAAAAATGAGATGTGAGGTAATTCTTGAGCACCATATAGCAATTATAATGACAAAGCGACCAAAAatcattgttattttttattttttttttgctgagcAGTGGCAACACGAGTGACAGCAACCATTTGTGATGCATTGTGTGTCCAGCAATACAACGTTATGAAAAGTTTAACATTATTGAACTTATCAATAATGTTGCTTATAATAACGCTTATCAGCTCACGCACACCAGCTATATAggagtaaatatttaatttgtttaatattcTATTAATTCGATACATTTACTTCATAGACACCCTTCTCTGATATATCCATTCTGCTCTCTGATTGCAATGTATTTTGGAAAATACGGTAATAAGAAACTGACGACTTCCAGTGATACAATCAGTCTAAACTCCCCTTAATACAATCAAAAAAACACCATCAACTGGAAACAATTAAAAGTAGGCC encodes:
- the mrps18b gene encoding 28S ribosomal protein S18b, mitochondrial isoform X1, whose protein sequence is MNKGLSVNGFTSTFYIDFYKMAASLQRIGTVICRTFPVILQRNLQRQRIRDWKITLSAAPVLRVNFCTSSSSSSAESTDSAETLSRYADRPWEYLESEEYIERYGSKPVWSNYRRNHKGGVPPQKTRKTCIRGDKICANACPICRDPNVIIHYKNVNLLQQFISPQTGMVYDPTRTGVCMKQQKLLNKAIDTARDHGLLSVQLPHVDYSKEDYSNTHGAVAPTPAPFSFSSGELWYSWYGSIKPDERELARVKRIYKDYLKPDV
- the mrps18b gene encoding 28S ribosomal protein S18b, mitochondrial isoform X2; protein product: MAASLQRIGTVICRTFPVILQRNLQRQRIRDWKITLSAAPVLRVNFCTSSSSSSAESTDSAETLSRYADRPWEYLESEEYIERYGSKPVWSNYRRNHKGGVPPQKTRKTCIRGDKICANACPICRDPNVIIHYKNVNLLQQFISPQTGMVYDPTRTGVCMKQQKLLNKAIDTARDHGLLSVQLPHVDYSKEDYSNTHGAVAPTPAPFSFSSGELWYSWYGSIKPDERELARVKRIYKDYLKPDV